AGCTCAGGGCGAGCGGAACACCGCCCGCCGCTCATGGTGAGCCTGTCAGACGTGCTCAGTGTGGCTCATACGGGCCATGAGCGCTTTGAATGTGTCCGTTCCAGAGTGGAGGGAAGGGTGTCCAGAGGGACCCACCCTCTGACGGGGGCACCGGGGGTGTCCCCTGGGAATCTTTCGTTCCCCATCCTCGGAGAAGGACGGGGGCTAGAGTCTATCCGACAACCGTGCCCCTGAGGAGAGTGCAGAGAGGGCGACGCCCTTTTTGCTGGGGGTCTGGGGGTATCCCCCAGGAGTTTTTCTCCCCCTTCCAGGAAAGGAAGGGGGACCAAGGGGGATGGCTCCCAAGATGTGGAGGGGAAATCAGCAGGGTAGAACCTCCAGGTAACGCGATTGCGAAAGCACTACAATAGTTTCCTGAGTTTCCTGGCGGGAGGTAAGAACGAGCATGTCCACGAACGATACAGGACTACAGGACAAGTGGGCGCTCATCCTGGGCGCATCCAGCGGCTTTGGTGGAGCGACGGCCATTGAGCTGGCGCGCCACGGCATGCACATCTTCGGCGTGCACCTGGACATGCGCAGCACCCTGCCCAACGCGGAGAAGATCGTCAAGACCATTGAAGGGATGGGCCGGCGCGCCGTGTTCTTCAACACGAACGCGGCCAGCCCGGAGAAGCGCAAGGTGGTAGTCGGCAAGATGCAGGCCGCGCTTGCGGAGGCGGGGACGCCGGACGGCGTACGCGTCGTGCTCCACTCGCTGGCCTTCGGCACGCTCAGGCCGTACATCGGCGCGTCCGCGGAGGAGTCCATCACGCAGGCGCAGGTGGAGATGACCGCGGACGTGATGGCCAACAGTCTGGTCTATTGGGTCCAGGACATGGTGTTCAGCGGCATGCTGGGTCGCGGCGGGCGCATCTACGCCATGACCAGCGCCGGATCGGAGCGGGTCATCACCGACTACGGCGCTATATCGGCGGCCAAGTGCGCGCTGGAGTCGCATATTCGCCAGCTCGCTTGCGAGCTGATGAAGCGGGGCATCACCGCCAACGCCATTCGGGCGGGGGTCACGGACACGCCCGCCCTGCGGAAGATACCGTCCCACGCGCAGCTCATTGAGTACGGAAGCAAGCGCAATCCGGGCGGACGCATGACCACGCCCGAGGACGTGGCGAAGGCCCTCGCCCTGCTGGCCCAACCGGGCAGCCAGTGGATCAGCGGCAACATCATCAACGTGGACGGCGGCGAGCAGATTGTCGGGGGTTAGCTCTCCAAACTGTGAGGTGGTCGCGAGCCTGGAGTGGCCTCTGGGGTAGTGGCTGATGATAAGGTCGTGGTTTTCCAGTATCCGTGTCCGGCTGCTGTTGCTGCTGGCCCTCCTTTTCGTCTGCGCACTGGTGATCATGGTCTATTCCGCTCTGGAGCGCCGCGAGCGCGCCGCCAGGGACGCGGAAGATGACGTGGCGCTCCTCGCCCGCGTCACGGCGGTCCAGCACGAGCAGACGCTGGAGAGCGCCCGTAATCTTCTTGTCACCCTCGCTCAGCTTTCGGAGGTGCGGGACGGGGACGCAGTCCAGTGCAGTGCGCTGTTCGCGCGTCTCCTGAAGGGATTCCCATCCTACACGAACTTCTCTCGAGCGGACATGTCCGCTCGTAACTCTTGCAGCGCTGTCCCTGCAAATCCGCCGGTGAACGTAGCGGACCGGGACTATTTCCAGCGGGCGATTCAGACGCGCGACTTCGTCGTGGGCCAATACCAGGTTGGCCGTGCGAGCGGCAAGCCCACAATCCCCATGGGGTATCCCGTGCTGGATGACACGGGCGTTGTGCGGGGTGTGGTGATAACAGGCATAGACCTCACGTGGCTCACTCAACTGGCGTCCAAAGCCAGTCTTCCGCCGGGTGCGTCTCTCACTCTTCTGGACGCGAATGGAACGGTGGTCGTGCGCTACCCGGATGATGGAAGGTTCGTCGGTGCAAGCGTCAGCGATAGGCCCGTGTTCAAGATAATCCTCGAAAAAAGGGGTGAAGGCAGCGCCCAGTCTGTTGGGCTGGATGGCACTCCACGTCTCTATGGCTTTACTCGGCTGCGCGGCACGCCGCCGGGGGGCGAGCTGTACTTGGCGATCGGCGTCACCTCGGCGTCCATCTACGGGCCGATAGACGCGGAGTTGGTGCGGAATCTCGTGCTGGTCGTTGTGGGCTCTCTTGCCGGGCTGGCGGCCATGTGGTGGTCAATGGAGCGGCTGGTCATCCATCCCGTTCAGCGACTCGTCCGCGCCACGGCGCGAGTCGCCGGCGGCGACCTCTCCGCGCGCGCGGGCGGGCCATACAAGACGGGAGAAATAGGCGCTCTTGCCCACGCCTTCGATAAGATGGTACGCATGCTCCAGGCGCGCGAGGAGGAGACGCGACAGGCGGAAAGAAGGCTGCACCAGAGCGAGGAGCGTTTTCGAAGCCTTGCGGAGAATGCGCAGGACATCATCTACCGGTACCGTTTGATGCCGACGCGTGGCTTTGAGTACGTCAGCCCCGTCGTCACCCCGATTACCGGCTATACGCCACAGGAATACTACGCCGACCCTGATCTGTACCTCAATGTCGTGCACACGGAGGACCGCCATCTCCTGGGGTCGTCGTCGAGGAGCTTTGGCCAGCCTCTCGTCCTGCGGTGGCGCCGCAAGGACGGAACACTGGTCTGGATCGAGGAGCGGAACATTCCGGTGTATGACGCCGGCGGGGGCCTCGTCGCGGTGGAGGGCATAGCGCGGGACGTCACAGACCGCATGCAGCAGCAGCATAGCCTTATCCACGAAGCCTTCCACGACAAGCTGACGGACCTGCCGAACCGGGCGATGTTCCTTGAGCGGCTGGGTCGGACGATGCAGCAGGCCAGGGAAAAGCAGGGCAGGGCGTATGCCGTCCTGTTCATGGACCTGGACAGGTTCAAGCCCGTCAACGACACGCTTGGCCACGAGAAAGGCGACAAGCTTCTCGTCGCGGTGGCGCGGCGTCTGGAGGGCTGCCTGCGCGCGGGCGATATCGTCGCGCGTCTCGGCGGCGATGAGTTCACGATATTGCTGCCGAGCATAGCGGACGTGACGATGGCCAAGATGGTGGCGACGCGTATCCTGGAATCGGTCGCCGCGCCGTTCGACCTGGACGGTCAAGTCGTGCGCGCCACATTCAGTATTGGCATCGCCATGTGCGAAACGCAGCAGTATGAGCAGCCGCAGGATGTTCTGCGGGACGCGGACACGGCCATGTACGCGGCCAAGGCGAGAGGCCGCGCCCGATACGAGGTCTTTGAGCCGTCCATGAGCCCGCATGCATCCAGCTAGCGCGGGCGGCGTGACCACTACGTTTGCAGGCGGGGCGTGACGCGGCGCAAAGATGGACTTGTGCAGCGAGCCGGTGCGGATGGGAGCGTGACGTGGAGACCGTAGTGACCGACCTGCCGATGGTCTGTTCGTCCGTGTGAGCGCATTCAAGTAGCAGGCGGCTGAATGCAGACTATTTATGCCTATAATGACGAAAAGTGGATTGACACTACTGTGCCGGTCTGCTAGAGTTAGGAGTGGCTTAGAATGCCTCCGGTTTGCGGGAGATGCCACACTTGACCGGCACTTCGGGCCGCACGGCCCA
This window of the Dehalococcoidia bacterium genome carries:
- a CDS encoding diguanylate cyclase, producing MIRSWFSSIRVRLLLLLALLFVCALVIMVYSALERRERAARDAEDDVALLARVTAVQHEQTLESARNLLVTLAQLSEVRDGDAVQCSALFARLLKGFPSYTNFSRADMSARNSCSAVPANPPVNVADRDYFQRAIQTRDFVVGQYQVGRASGKPTIPMGYPVLDDTGVVRGVVITGIDLTWLTQLASKASLPPGASLTLLDANGTVVVRYPDDGRFVGASVSDRPVFKIILEKRGEGSAQSVGLDGTPRLYGFTRLRGTPPGGELYLAIGVTSASIYGPIDAELVRNLVLVVVGSLAGLAAMWWSMERLVIHPVQRLVRATARVAGGDLSARAGGPYKTGEIGALAHAFDKMVRMLQAREEETRQAERRLHQSEERFRSLAENAQDIIYRYRLMPTRGFEYVSPVVTPITGYTPQEYYADPDLYLNVVHTEDRHLLGSSSRSFGQPLVLRWRRKDGTLVWIEERNIPVYDAGGGLVAVEGIARDVTDRMQQQHSLIHEAFHDKLTDLPNRAMFLERLGRTMQQAREKQGRAYAVLFMDLDRFKPVNDTLGHEKGDKLLVAVARRLEGCLRAGDIVARLGGDEFTILLPSIADVTMAKMVATRILESVAAPFDLDGQVVRATFSIGIAMCETQQYEQPQDVLRDADTAMYAAKARGRARYEVFEPSMSPHASS
- a CDS encoding SDR family oxidoreductase, which produces MSTNDTGLQDKWALILGASSGFGGATAIELARHGMHIFGVHLDMRSTLPNAEKIVKTIEGMGRRAVFFNTNAASPEKRKVVVGKMQAALAEAGTPDGVRVVLHSLAFGTLRPYIGASAEESITQAQVEMTADVMANSLVYWVQDMVFSGMLGRGGRIYAMTSAGSERVITDYGAISAAKCALESHIRQLACELMKRGITANAIRAGVTDTPALRKIPSHAQLIEYGSKRNPGGRMTTPEDVAKALALLAQPGSQWISGNIINVDGGEQIVGG